A region from the Caldilineales bacterium genome encodes:
- a CDS encoding HEPN domain-containing protein, translated as MRASEDVSYRLALARGFLDEAEQDWQLKRWRSCVDNAQLAAENAGKAVLAAFGITPKTHDPVNQIASLLATRTAPPAMAAIMQDTESVAPASLC; from the coding sequence ATGCGCGCGTCTGAAGATGTATCGTACCGGCTGGCGCTTGCGCGGGGCTTTCTGGACGAAGCCGAGCAGGATTGGCAACTGAAACGTTGGCGCTCCTGTGTCGACAATGCTCAGCTTGCCGCCGAGAACGCCGGCAAGGCAGTGCTCGCAGCTTTTGGCATCACACCCAAAACGCATGATCCTGTGAATCAGATCGCTTCATTGCTGGCGACTCGCACGGCGCCTCCGGCAATGGCGGCGATCATGCAGGACACGGAATCCGTTGCACCCGCCAGTCTGTGTTAG